In Rhodoferax koreense, a genomic segment contains:
- a CDS encoding LysE family transporter encodes MFGIANYGAFVAAIIVFLLIPGPGNLALITSTGKGGIRGGLAAACGLILADQLLMWTAVAGVAALLASYPLAFAAVQWLGAAYLAFLGVKMLLAKPGAAPILNIRPSHFLRQALMITLLNPKAIVFYMAFFPLFVDPARHQGLFTFGVMAATVAVLTFAYCLVAVLLTHFLAARMRANPSVANALNKLAGVMLIGFGVKLALSK; translated from the coding sequence ATGTTCGGCATCGCAAATTACGGCGCTTTTGTCGCCGCCATCATCGTATTCCTGCTGATTCCCGGCCCTGGCAACCTGGCACTGATCACCTCCACCGGCAAGGGGGGTATCCGTGGCGGTCTGGCGGCGGCGTGCGGCCTGATCCTGGCGGACCAGCTGTTGATGTGGACGGCCGTTGCGGGTGTGGCGGCACTGTTAGCCAGCTACCCGCTTGCATTTGCGGCCGTGCAATGGCTGGGTGCGGCTTACCTGGCCTTTCTGGGCGTGAAGATGCTGCTGGCCAAGCCGGGCGCGGCGCCGATTTTGAACATCCGGCCCTCTCACTTCCTGCGCCAGGCGCTGATGATCACCTTGCTCAACCCCAAGGCCATCGTGTTCTACATGGCTTTCTTCCCGCTGTTTGTCGATCCCGCGCGGCATCAGGGTCTGTTCACCTTCGGCGTGATGGCGGCTACAGTGGCGGTGCTGACCTTTGCCTACTGCCTGGTGGCGGTGTTGCTGACCCACTTTCTGGCCGCCCGCATGCGTGCCAATCCCTCGGTGGCGAACGCCCTGAACAAGCTCGCCGGCGTCATGCTGATCGGTTTCGGCGTCAAACTGGCTCTGAGCAAATAA
- a CDS encoding YkgJ family cysteine cluster protein, translating to MPCQTACRDGCGACCIAPSISSPIPGMPVKDGISKPAGVRCVQLDDAQRCRIFGRPERPAVCGGLQPSREMCGDTAPQAMRYLVRLEEATRPRPPSR from the coding sequence ATGCCATGCCAAACCGCCTGCCGCGATGGTTGCGGCGCGTGCTGCATCGCGCCGAGCATCAGCTCGCCAATCCCGGGCATGCCGGTCAAAGATGGCATCAGCAAGCCTGCAGGGGTGCGCTGCGTCCAGCTGGACGATGCCCAGCGCTGCCGCATCTTTGGCCGACCGGAACGGCCGGCCGTGTGTGGCGGACTTCAGCCGTCGCGTGAGATGTGCGGCGACACCGCGCCCCAGGCCATGCGCTACCTGGTGCGGCTCGAAGAGGCTACGCGGCCTCGCCCGCCGTCTCGCTGA
- a CDS encoding DUF1328 family protein codes for MLKYAIIFALIAIVAGALGFGGIAAGAAGIAKILFGLFLILAVVFVVLAALGVGAARKALK; via the coding sequence ATGTTGAAGTACGCCATCATTTTTGCGCTGATCGCCATCGTGGCCGGTGCCCTGGGCTTCGGCGGCATCGCGGCCGGCGCAGCTGGTATTGCCAAGATCCTGTTCGGCCTGTTTCTCATCCTTGCGGTGGTGTTCGTGGTGTTGGCCGCGCTCGGCGTAGGCGCGGCGCGCAAAGCCCTGAAATGA
- the mnmG gene encoding tRNA uridine-5-carboxymethylaminomethyl(34) synthesis enzyme MnmG, whose amino-acid sequence MLYPQEFDVIVVGGGHAGTEAALAAARMGSKTLLLTHNIETLGQMSCNPSIGGIGKGHLVKEVDAMGGAMALATDEAGIQFRILNSSKGPAVRATRAQADRVLYKAAIRRMLENQPNLWLFQQAVDDLMVEGDRVVGAVTQVGIRFRSRSVVLTAGTFLDGKIHVGLNNYAAGRAGDPPAVSLSARLKELKLPQGRLKTGTPPRIDGRSIDFSKCTPQPGDGMPGGMGDKVPVFSFMGHAGMHPEQVPCWITHTNARTHEIIRSGFDRSPMFTGKIEGVGPRYCPSVEDKINRFADKESHQIFLEPEGLTTHEIYPNGISTSLPFDIQYELVRSMAGLENAHILRPGYAIEYDYFDPRGLKSNFETRPIAGLFFAGQINGTTGYEEAAAQGMFAGINAALLCREQAPWLPGRDQAYLGVLVDDLITKGVTEPYRMFTSRAEFRLQLREDNADMRLTEAARQMGLVDDARWEAFSRKRDAVSRETERLRSLWISPKNLAAAEAERVLGKAIDHEYSLAELLRRPDVSYASLMSLDAGRFASAELPVGNADVPRETAEFSFIDAVVEQIDISAKYSGYIDRQKDEIDRAAHYEHLKIPAELDYLQVTALSFEVRQRLSKLRPETLGQASRVSGVTPAAISLLLVHLKKHGWKDRQAAVQIEA is encoded by the coding sequence ATGTTGTACCCCCAAGAATTTGACGTCATCGTGGTCGGCGGCGGCCATGCCGGCACCGAGGCCGCGCTGGCGGCCGCCCGCATGGGCAGCAAGACGCTGCTGCTGACGCACAACATCGAAACCCTGGGCCAGATGAGCTGCAACCCCTCGATCGGCGGCATCGGCAAGGGCCACCTGGTGAAGGAGGTGGATGCGATGGGCGGCGCCATGGCGCTGGCGACGGACGAAGCCGGCATCCAGTTCCGCATTCTCAATTCGAGCAAGGGCCCGGCCGTGCGCGCCACGCGGGCCCAGGCCGACCGCGTGTTGTACAAGGCGGCCATCCGCCGCATGCTGGAGAACCAGCCCAACCTGTGGCTGTTCCAGCAGGCCGTGGACGACCTGATGGTGGAAGGCGACCGCGTGGTGGGGGCGGTGACGCAGGTCGGCATCCGTTTTCGCAGCCGCAGCGTGGTGCTGACCGCCGGCACCTTCCTCGACGGCAAGATCCACGTCGGCTTGAACAACTACGCGGCCGGTCGCGCCGGTGATCCGCCGGCCGTGTCGCTCAGCGCGCGGCTCAAGGAACTGAAGCTGCCGCAGGGCCGGCTCAAGACCGGCACGCCGCCGCGCATCGACGGTCGCAGCATCGATTTCAGCAAGTGCACGCCACAGCCCGGCGACGGCATGCCGGGCGGCATGGGCGACAAGGTGCCGGTGTTCAGCTTCATGGGCCATGCCGGCATGCACCCCGAGCAGGTGCCGTGCTGGATCACCCACACCAACGCGCGCACGCACGAGATCATCCGCTCCGGTTTCGACCGCAGCCCGATGTTCACCGGCAAGATCGAAGGGGTGGGGCCGCGCTACTGCCCGAGCGTGGAAGACAAGATCAACCGCTTCGCCGACAAGGAAAGCCACCAGATCTTCCTGGAGCCCGAAGGGCTGACGACACACGAGATCTATCCAAACGGTATCTCGACGAGCCTGCCTTTCGACATCCAGTACGAACTGGTCCGCTCCATGGCCGGACTGGAGAACGCGCACATCCTGCGGCCTGGGTATGCCATCGAATACGACTACTTCGACCCGCGGGGACTGAAGAGCAACTTCGAGACGCGGCCGATCGCGGGGCTGTTCTTCGCCGGCCAGATCAACGGGACGACCGGCTACGAGGAAGCGGCGGCGCAAGGCATGTTCGCCGGCATCAACGCCGCGCTCTTGTGCCGGGAACAGGCGCCCTGGTTGCCGGGCCGCGACCAGGCCTACCTCGGGGTGCTGGTGGACGACCTGATCACCAAGGGTGTGACGGAGCCGTACCGCATGTTCACCAGCCGGGCGGAGTTCCGCCTGCAGCTGCGCGAAGACAACGCAGATATGCGCTTGACCGAAGCAGCGCGCCAAATGGGCCTGGTGGACGATGCGCGCTGGGAAGCTTTCAGCCGCAAGCGCGACGCTGTTTCACGTGAAACAGAGCGACTGCGTTCGCTGTGGATCAGCCCGAAAAACCTGGCCGCGGCCGAAGCGGAGCGCGTGCTCGGTAAGGCCATCGACCACGAATACAGCCTCGCCGAACTGCTGCGCCGGCCGGACGTGAGTTATGCGAGCCTGATGTCGTTGGATGCGGGGCGGTTTGCCAGTGCCGAGTTGCCGGTCGGCAATGCAGATGTTCCACGTGAAACAGCGGAGTTCAGCTTCATCGACGCCGTGGTGGAGCAGATCGACATCAGCGCCAAGTATTCGGGCTACATCGACCGCCAAAAGGACGAGATCGATCGCGCGGCGCATTACGAGCATCTGAAGATTCCGGCCGAGCTGGACTACCTGCAGGTCACGGCCTTGAGCTTCGAAGTGCGTCAAAGGCTCAGCAAGTTGCGGCCGGAAACCCTGGGGCAGGCGTCCCGGGTTTCGGGCGTGACGCCGGCGGCGATTTCGCTGCTGCTCGTGCATCTGAAGAAGCATGGCTGGAAAGACCGCCAGGCTGCCGTGCAGATCGAAGCATGA
- the rsmG gene encoding 16S rRNA (guanine(527)-N(7))-methyltransferase RsmG: MSAVSIEPAQLPALALQMGLSLDEAQLGKLLQYLALIQKWNKVYNLTALREPAEMFTHHLLDSLAAVPPLQKHLQGRSGRLLDVGSGAGLPGVVFAICCPGLEVSCVDTVGKKAAFVQQAAAELGLRNLRGVHARVESLTQTFDVVSSRAFASLADFTAWSKQALAADGVWLAMKGKNPVEEVAALPPTVQVFHVEQLKVPGLDAERCIVWMRASAG, from the coding sequence ATGAGTGCGGTATCGATCGAACCGGCTCAGCTTCCGGCGCTGGCCCTGCAGATGGGGCTTTCGCTGGACGAGGCGCAGTTGGGCAAGCTGCTGCAGTACCTCGCGCTGATCCAGAAATGGAACAAGGTCTACAACCTCACCGCGCTGCGCGAGCCGGCGGAGATGTTCACGCACCATCTGCTGGACAGCCTGGCGGCGGTGCCGCCTTTGCAGAAGCACCTGCAGGGCAGGAGCGGCAGACTGCTGGATGTCGGTTCGGGTGCCGGCCTGCCGGGGGTCGTCTTCGCCATCTGCTGCCCGGGGTTGGAAGTGAGTTGTGTCGACACGGTGGGCAAGAAGGCGGCCTTTGTGCAGCAGGCCGCGGCCGAGCTTGGCCTGCGCAATCTGCGCGGTGTGCATGCCCGGGTCGAGAGTTTGACGCAAACTTTCGACGTCGTGAGTTCACGCGCCTTCGCCTCGCTGGCGGACTTCACGGCGTGGTCGAAACAGGCGCTGGCCGCCGATGGTGTCTGGCTGGCGATGAAGGGCAAAAATCCGGTGGAAGAGGTGGCTGCATTGCCACCCACCGTGCAGGTGTTTCACGTGGAACAGTTGAAAGTGCCCGGTTTGGATGCCGAACGCTGCATCGTCTGGATGCGCGCTTCCGCCGGCTGA
- a CDS encoding transglutaminase-like domain-containing protein — MTAHHLTGPSDTMTTSNIDATLDYEVQQDTHFLFNLEAAHHSSQRIIEESLTVSPPVQVHHFMDDSKGNRFFRFDAQPGKVSVRYKAKVELVRRKHSRSGLTQASINALPDAALHYLLPTRFCESDLMSRAAQQQFGGIEPGIKRVEAVVDWVHDNVAYMLGSSDATTTAQQVFVQRAGVCRDFAHLAITFCRALNIPARLVVGYVEFEEPPQDFHAIFEAWLGDRWVLFDPTKMAPVEKLVRVGSGRDAKDVAFATLFGAAYMTGMLLDVYDGRTRPATNVVPIMAAGQKQPTEPPVSETAGEAA, encoded by the coding sequence ATGACTGCGCACCACCTGACCGGGCCGAGCGACACCATGACCACCTCCAACATCGATGCCACGCTGGATTACGAAGTACAGCAGGACACGCATTTCCTGTTCAACCTCGAAGCCGCACACCACTCCAGCCAGCGCATCATCGAGGAGTCGTTGACGGTGAGTCCGCCGGTGCAGGTGCACCATTTCATGGACGATTCCAAGGGCAACCGCTTCTTTCGTTTCGATGCGCAGCCCGGCAAGGTCTCGGTGCGCTACAAGGCCAAGGTCGAACTCGTGCGGCGCAAGCATTCGCGCAGCGGTTTGACCCAGGCCTCAATCAATGCCTTGCCCGACGCCGCGCTGCATTACCTGCTGCCCACGCGCTTCTGCGAATCCGACCTGATGTCGCGTGCGGCGCAGCAGCAGTTCGGCGGCATCGAACCCGGCATCAAGCGGGTGGAGGCGGTGGTGGACTGGGTGCACGACAACGTGGCCTACATGCTCGGTTCGAGCGACGCCACGACCACCGCGCAGCAGGTGTTCGTGCAGCGCGCCGGCGTGTGCCGCGACTTCGCTCACCTGGCCATCACCTTCTGCCGCGCCCTCAACATTCCGGCGCGCCTGGTGGTGGGTTATGTGGAGTTCGAAGAGCCGCCGCAGGATTTCCACGCAATCTTCGAAGCCTGGCTCGGCGACCGCTGGGTACTGTTCGATCCGACCAAGATGGCGCCGGTGGAAAAACTGGTGCGCGTGGGCAGCGGCCGCGACGCCAAGGACGTGGCTTTTGCCACCCTGTTCGGCGCGGCCTACATGACCGGCATGTTGCTCGACGTGTACGACGGCCGCACCCGGCCTGCGACCAACGTCGTGCCGATCATGGCAGCGGGACAGAAACAGCCGACCGAACCGCCCGTCAGCGAGACGGCGGGCGAGGCCGCGTAG